A single region of the Pseudomonas sp. VD-NE ins genome encodes:
- a CDS encoding NYN domain-containing protein yields MRTAFFVDGYNLFYGLLAGTPYKWLNLNSLLTHIALIENPQSSIVSIDYFTSPIKPQLATRGRVSKEAQDAYVRALRASKVTVHFGRHQLEPAKAPRFIDRNTHASRQDKVDIWKLEEKETDVHIAISMYRTASRQTMSEGAGRIDQIILVSSDTDMTPALKALRTDFPALIIGVILPHRTGSIRPPPGSLKDNSHWLRRVISTEELRLHQFPNRVATHKKPAFKPDYW; encoded by the coding sequence GTGCGCACCGCATTTTTTGTTGATGGCTACAACCTGTTTTACGGCTTGCTCGCTGGCACACCCTATAAATGGCTGAACTTGAACAGCCTGCTGACGCATATTGCCCTCATCGAAAACCCTCAGAGCTCAATAGTCTCGATTGACTACTTCACCTCTCCAATCAAACCCCAGCTGGCAACTCGCGGCCGCGTTTCCAAGGAAGCACAAGACGCGTACGTAAGGGCATTGCGAGCGAGCAAAGTCACCGTGCATTTCGGACGGCATCAATTAGAGCCAGCCAAAGCACCAAGGTTTATAGATAGAAACACCCATGCATCACGTCAGGACAAAGTCGATATCTGGAAACTGGAAGAAAAAGAAACCGATGTTCATATAGCAATCAGCATGTATCGCACTGCAAGCCGGCAAACAATGTCCGAAGGTGCAGGGCGCATTGATCAAATCATTCTGGTTTCCAGTGATACCGACATGACACCTGCTCTGAAGGCGCTCCGAACAGATTTTCCTGCCCTGATCATTGGAGTGATCCTTCCTCATCGGACCGGATCTATCCGCCCGCCCCCAGGCTCATTGAAAGACAATTCACACTGGTTGAGACGCGTTATTTCGACTGAAGAGCTGCGACTTCATCAGTTTCCAAACCGAGTAGCCACTCACAAAAAACCAGCTTTCAAACCGGATTATTGGTAG
- a CDS encoding HlyD family secretion protein yields the protein MTTQAKQKLAVAVAAALAVGVLVYLAMPGLFGKRTQQNTNDAFVSADYTLVVPRVAGFIKEVLVEDNQQVKAGQLLALIDDRDLRASAEAADAQTLVARAQLQNAKATLERQTSVIAQAQASVVSAKAEMAFAQQELNRYNHLAGVGAGTVQNAQQARTRIDQATAHLDTATAKLAAERKQVDILTAQRDAAEGSLKHAQAALEIASFELSYTRITAPQDGMIGERAVRVGAYVTPGSKLLAVVPLKQAYVVANFQETQLTDVQPGQEVQVRVDSLGGEALSGRVESIAPATGVTFAAVKPDNATGNFTKVVQRIPVKIMLEPGQPLAERLRVGMSVEASIDTKSSATSVREVTQR from the coding sequence ATGACGACTCAAGCAAAGCAAAAACTCGCGGTGGCCGTGGCTGCCGCGCTGGCCGTTGGCGTGCTGGTGTACCTGGCGATGCCCGGTCTGTTCGGCAAACGTACCCAGCAAAACACCAACGACGCGTTTGTCTCCGCTGACTACACCCTGGTGGTACCGCGTGTGGCGGGTTTCATCAAGGAAGTGTTGGTGGAAGACAACCAGCAAGTGAAGGCGGGCCAGTTGCTGGCGCTGATCGATGACCGCGATTTGCGTGCTTCAGCCGAAGCGGCGGATGCGCAAACCTTGGTGGCGCGGGCACAGTTGCAGAACGCCAAGGCGACGCTGGAGCGCCAGACTTCGGTGATCGCCCAAGCGCAAGCGTCGGTGGTGTCGGCCAAGGCTGAAATGGCTTTCGCCCAGCAGGAATTGAATCGCTACAACCATCTCGCTGGCGTTGGCGCCGGGACTGTGCAAAACGCGCAGCAGGCGCGCACTCGCATCGATCAGGCCACGGCGCATCTCGACACCGCCACCGCGAAGCTGGCGGCAGAGCGCAAGCAAGTCGATATCCTCACCGCTCAGCGGGATGCCGCCGAAGGCAGTTTGAAGCACGCACAAGCGGCGCTGGAAATCGCCAGTTTCGAACTCTCCTACACGCGCATCACCGCACCGCAGGACGGCATGATCGGCGAGCGTGCGGTGCGCGTAGGCGCGTATGTGACGCCGGGTAGCAAGCTGCTGGCCGTCGTGCCGCTGAAACAGGCTTACGTGGTGGCCAATTTTCAGGAAACACAGCTGACTGACGTGCAGCCGGGGCAAGAGGTGCAGGTGCGTGTCGATAGCCTCGGCGGCGAAGCGTTGAGCGGACGGGTCGAGAGTATTGCACCGGCCACGGGCGTGACCTTTGCGGCGGTAAAACCGGATAACGCCACAGGCAACTTCACCAAGGTGGTGCAGCGGATTCCAGTGAAAATCATGCTGGAGCCGGGCCAGCCGTTGGCCGAACGCCTGCGCGTCGGGATGTCGGTGGAGGCGAGCATTGATACCAAAAGCTCGGCGACATCGGTGCGTGAGGTGACTCAGCGATGA
- a CDS encoding efflux RND transporter periplasmic adaptor subunit: MQRFRGWVIGLTLVTCAVQAQTPGPDDPLLDNPVSGTATASSEARGVLRARDQATLASELSGRIVELPFSEGESFKKGDTLAKFDCSAYQAQLNAAQAASRGAGEELAHNKQLAALNSVGRFEVARAEAKVSETQAQSQVYQVQVKRCSVVAPFDGQVVERKVQRYESVPAGAPLLDVVDNRTLEIHLLVPSRWMARLKPGQTFSFVPDETGQPIDATVKRLGARIDEGSQTLLLVATLPEAKGLLAGMSGTARFPELK, encoded by the coding sequence ATGCAGCGTTTTCGCGGTTGGGTTATCGGATTGACCTTAGTTACGTGTGCAGTTCAGGCGCAAACGCCCGGGCCAGACGATCCGCTGCTTGATAATCCGGTGTCGGGAACGGCCACTGCGAGCAGTGAGGCGCGGGGGGTGTTGCGGGCTCGTGATCAGGCGACGCTGGCCAGTGAGCTTTCCGGGCGGATTGTCGAGTTGCCGTTCAGTGAGGGCGAGTCGTTCAAGAAGGGCGATACGCTGGCGAAGTTCGATTGCTCGGCCTATCAAGCCCAGCTCAATGCCGCGCAGGCGGCCAGTCGCGGTGCCGGTGAAGAACTGGCGCACAACAAGCAGTTGGCTGCGCTCAATTCCGTCGGGCGGTTCGAAGTGGCGCGGGCCGAGGCCAAGGTCAGCGAAACCCAGGCGCAATCCCAGGTGTATCAAGTGCAGGTCAAGCGCTGCAGCGTGGTCGCGCCGTTCGACGGGCAGGTAGTCGAGCGCAAGGTGCAGCGCTATGAAAGCGTGCCGGCCGGCGCACCGCTGCTCGATGTCGTCGATAACCGTACCCTCGAAATTCATTTGCTGGTGCCGTCGCGCTGGATGGCCAGACTCAAGCCCGGCCAGACCTTCAGCTTCGTTCCTGATGAAACCGGCCAGCCGATCGATGCCACGGTGAAACGTCTCGGCGCGCGAATCGATGAGGGCAGTCAGACCCTGTTGCTGGTCGCCACACTTCCCGAAGCCAAAGGTTTGCTCGCCGGCATGAGCGGCACCGCGCGTTTCCCGGAGCTTAAGTGA
- a CDS encoding tail fiber protein, translating into MDVYMGTVLTFAFNYAPSGWALCNGQIIAINQNQALFALLGTTYGGNGTVNFGLPNLQSRMPICQGNGGGLTPRVMGEISGAEQVTATLNNLPNHTHTLAGLTATTTVQLANPASNPAGAPTATNAYIGASGTGPGLANIFSDAQGASPVPLKGAATTISGTISPTGNGLPLPIMNPYLVLNFSIALNGIFPSRN; encoded by the coding sequence ATGGACGTTTACATGGGCACTGTTCTGACGTTTGCCTTCAACTACGCGCCCAGCGGCTGGGCCTTGTGCAACGGTCAGATCATCGCAATCAACCAGAACCAGGCGCTGTTTGCATTGCTGGGCACCACCTACGGCGGCAACGGCACCGTCAACTTCGGCCTGCCCAACCTGCAGAGCCGCATGCCGATCTGCCAAGGCAATGGCGGGGGCCTGACGCCGAGAGTCATGGGAGAAATCTCCGGCGCCGAACAAGTCACCGCCACCCTCAACAACCTGCCGAATCACACCCACACCCTCGCCGGCCTTACCGCCACCACCACCGTGCAACTGGCCAACCCGGCCAGCAATCCGGCGGGCGCGCCGACCGCGACCAACGCCTACATTGGTGCTTCGGGCACCGGGCCGGGGCTGGCGAATATCTTTTCCGATGCTCAGGGCGCGTCACCCGTTCCGCTCAAAGGCGCCGCGACCACCATCAGCGGCACGATCTCGCCAACTGGCAACGGCCTGCCGCTACCCATCATGAACCCGTATCTGGTGCTCAACTTCAGCATCGCTCTGAACGGCATTTTCCCTTCGCGTAACTGA
- a CDS encoding GNAT family N-acetyltransferase: MADSAAVAAEGLVVRPSRATDGPFLQSLYQTARPDLQWVDGEPEQVQQLVAQQFQVQELGMGDNYPNAMHYVVEKLGTAIGALSTDFGANEIRVLYLAFIPQARGQGFGRAVLQGVQKAAQQIRCPVATVVWTSNPHARRHYLALGFAVEESNPAAERLVWYPR, translated from the coding sequence ATGGCGGACAGCGCAGCAGTGGCGGCAGAAGGATTGGTGGTGCGGCCTTCGCGGGCAACCGATGGGCCGTTTTTGCAAAGCCTGTATCAGACCGCGCGGCCGGACCTGCAATGGGTCGACGGCGAGCCGGAACAGGTGCAGCAACTGGTCGCCCAGCAGTTTCAGGTGCAGGAGCTGGGCATGGGCGACAACTACCCCAACGCCATGCACTACGTGGTGGAAAAGCTCGGCACGGCGATCGGAGCATTGAGTACTGATTTCGGCGCTAACGAGATTCGCGTGTTGTATCTGGCGTTCATCCCGCAGGCGCGTGGCCAGGGCTTTGGTCGCGCCGTGCTGCAAGGTGTACAGAAAGCCGCGCAACAGATTCGCTGCCCGGTGGCGACGGTGGTCTGGACCAGCAATCCCCATGCGCGACGGCATTACCTCGCGCTCGGGTTTGCGGTTGAAGAAAGCAACCCGGCGGCGGAGCGACTGGTCTGGTATCCCCGGTAA
- a CDS encoding biotin/lipoyl-binding protein, whose amino-acid sequence MNLPSLRADLQLSPAAPALDGSPRWTLADPVRGRYFKLGAAAMRLLRHWSLGDAEEVLRAANREPGLPLDGTELEQLLEFLRGHDLISALDDQQRASYRLKALAQKQSLWQILLHQYLFFRIPLWRPDAFLNRAWPWLARFGPGLLRYGLPATLALGVFLVSRDWQRFVGTFPHLFSLGGALAFGVALFFAKLCHEFGHAFMAKRAGCRVQSMGVAFMVLLPMFYTDVSDAWRVNDRSARLLIGAGGVLAELLLACIALLAWSLLPDGPGRTAAFMLASATWITTLVVNLNPFMRFDGYFLISDFWEVDNLQGRAFALCRWRLREFLFGYGAPAPEPWSPKMQRRLLIWGYGSWLWRAALFFGIALAVYHLFFKVLGIFLMLVELVWFIFLPIMREWRQWWSHREQAHGPRVLLSALALLGLLLVLIVPWRSSVELPTMLEAGRASALHAPTAARIKAVNVTDGQKVAQGDVLIELESPDLESRLAIVRREIQIQQLLMRRQASRSETAADAGIVEQRLAEAVAEYRGLTAQRERLLLRAPQAGSVRDLLPNMTVGRWLSSKDALARVVEDGARLRGYLAEAELWRVKPGASGRFIADDPMHPALAVQLNEIDTNGVAYVDQEALTSDHHGPIAVRRDQQQRAEPVQAQYGARLSVLDDASTPPQPLRGVVILQGSGESLLGVAWRRMAALGVRESGF is encoded by the coding sequence ATGAACCTGCCGAGCCTGCGTGCCGACCTGCAACTGTCGCCCGCGGCGCCGGCCTTGGACGGTTCGCCGCGTTGGACCCTCGCCGATCCGGTGCGCGGCCGTTACTTCAAGCTCGGCGCGGCGGCGATGCGCCTGCTGCGCCATTGGTCGCTGGGTGACGCTGAGGAAGTCTTGCGCGCGGCCAATCGCGAACCGGGCTTGCCGCTCGACGGAACGGAGCTTGAGCAGTTGCTGGAGTTTCTCCGCGGCCACGATTTGATCAGCGCACTCGACGACCAACAGCGCGCCAGCTACCGCCTCAAGGCCTTGGCGCAAAAGCAAAGCCTGTGGCAAATCCTCCTGCATCAATATCTATTTTTCCGTATTCCGCTGTGGCGACCGGACGCGTTTCTCAATCGCGCCTGGCCGTGGCTTGCGCGCTTCGGCCCGGGCCTGCTGCGCTATGGGTTACCGGCGACGCTGGCGTTGGGTGTGTTTCTGGTCTCGCGCGACTGGCAGCGCTTTGTCGGGACGTTTCCACACCTGTTCAGCCTCGGCGGCGCGTTGGCGTTTGGCGTGGCGTTGTTCTTCGCCAAGCTCTGTCACGAATTCGGCCATGCGTTCATGGCCAAGCGCGCGGGCTGTCGGGTACAGAGCATGGGCGTGGCGTTTATGGTTTTGCTGCCGATGTTCTACACCGATGTCAGCGATGCCTGGCGGGTTAATGATCGTAGTGCGCGATTGCTGATCGGTGCCGGCGGTGTGCTCGCGGAATTGCTGTTGGCATGTATCGCGTTGCTGGCGTGGTCGTTGCTGCCGGATGGGCCGGGACGCACGGCGGCGTTCATGCTCGCCAGCGCCACGTGGATCACCACGCTGGTAGTCAACCTCAATCCCTTCATGCGCTTTGATGGTTATTTTCTGATCAGTGATTTCTGGGAAGTCGACAATTTGCAGGGCCGCGCATTTGCCCTCTGTCGCTGGCGCCTGCGTGAGTTTTTGTTTGGCTATGGCGCCCCGGCACCGGAGCCGTGGTCGCCGAAGATGCAACGGCGTTTGCTGATCTGGGGGTATGGCTCATGGTTGTGGCGTGCGGCGTTGTTTTTCGGGATCGCACTGGCGGTCTATCACCTGTTCTTCAAGGTGTTGGGGATCTTCCTGATGCTGGTGGAACTGGTGTGGTTCATTTTTTTGCCGATCATGCGTGAGTGGCGCCAGTGGTGGAGCCACCGCGAACAGGCGCACGGCCCGCGTGTGTTGCTCAGTGCGCTGGCGCTGCTCGGGCTGTTGCTGGTGCTGATCGTGCCGTGGCGCAGTTCGGTGGAGTTGCCGACCATGCTCGAGGCCGGACGCGCCAGTGCCCTGCACGCGCCGACGGCGGCGCGGATCAAAGCGGTGAACGTGACGGACGGGCAGAAAGTCGCTCAGGGCGATGTGCTGATTGAACTGGAATCGCCCGATCTCGAGTCGCGGCTGGCGATCGTGCGCCGGGAAATCCAGATTCAGCAGCTATTGATGCGCCGTCAGGCCAGTCGCAGCGAAACCGCCGCCGATGCCGGCATTGTCGAGCAAAGGCTGGCCGAAGCAGTCGCCGAATACCGCGGGCTGACGGCGCAACGCGAACGCCTGCTGCTGCGCGCACCGCAGGCCGGCAGCGTGCGTGATCTGCTGCCGAACATGACGGTCGGGCGCTGGTTGTCGAGCAAGGATGCACTGGCCCGGGTCGTCGAAGACGGCGCGCGCCTGCGCGGCTATCTGGCGGAAGCCGAGTTGTGGCGAGTCAAACCCGGGGCCAGTGGCCGCTTTATCGCCGATGACCCGATGCACCCGGCACTCGCCGTGCAACTGAATGAAATCGACACCAACGGCGTGGCCTACGTCGATCAGGAAGCACTGACCTCCGATCACCACGGGCCGATTGCCGTGCGCCGCGATCAACAGCAGCGGGCCGAACCGGTGCAGGCGCAATACGGCGCGCGGCTCAGCGTGCTGGACGATGCGTCGACACCGCCGCAACCGTTGCGCGGTGTGGTGATCTTGCAAGGCAGCGGCGAATCGTTGCTCGGTGTGGCATGGCGCCGAATGGCGGCGCTGGGGGTCAGGGAAAGCGGTTTCTAA
- a CDS encoding efflux transporter outer membrane subunit, translated as MIHIESTGLIAGKPAPTGSTFGTKQFGQSAQSLWERACQRWGLWQPLTLSALLAVSLTACTVGPDFHKPDTTQIADWSKPAKSAPSQAVSEPLNERWWEVFHDSQLSALTQRAVQSNLDLQLASSRLQQSRAARQVITADRYPNTAATGSYARERNSGKGLSDPSGHNGDSAFNLWDAGFSASWELDFWGRVRRETEAADANLEVAENDRRGVLLAVLADTAQNYIQLRGVQNTRAVTEQNLDVARHSLKLSQLRLADGVATDLDVAEAAAQVAAIESRLPALEQRQSQLINAISLLMGEPPQALAKELSTDAAVPQSPLQVAIGLPSQLAERRPDIRQAEARLHAATANIGVAKGDFYPRITLSGNLGSQAMQLSDFGSWSSRAFGIGPQFSLPLFDGGRLRGMLQLREAQQQEAAVAYQQTVLRAWHEIDDQLTAYNASQRRRDSLAEAVRQNQIALRTAQQQYVEGVVDFVNVLTVQGALLATQEQWVESSTGVSLAMVGLYKALGGGWESVYPAEVPTNNPV; from the coding sequence ATGATTCATATTGAATCGACTGGCCTCATCGCGGGCAAGCCAGCTCCCACAGGGTCCACCTTTGGAACAAAACAATTCGGTCAATCTGCACAATCCCTGTGGGAGCGGGCTTGCCAGCGATGGGGTCTGTGGCAGCCACTCACCTTGAGTGCCTTGCTCGCAGTAAGCCTCACCGCCTGCACCGTAGGTCCGGACTTCCACAAGCCCGACACCACGCAAATCGCTGACTGGAGCAAACCCGCCAAGTCCGCCCCCAGCCAAGCCGTCAGCGAACCCCTCAACGAACGCTGGTGGGAAGTCTTCCACGACTCGCAACTCTCCGCACTCACTCAGCGTGCGGTGCAAAGCAACCTCGACCTGCAACTGGCCAGCAGCCGTCTGCAACAAAGCCGTGCCGCGCGCCAGGTGATCACCGCTGACCGTTATCCGAACACCGCCGCCACCGGCAGCTATGCGCGTGAACGCAACAGCGGCAAAGGCCTGAGCGACCCGTCCGGGCACAACGGCGATTCCGCCTTCAACCTGTGGGATGCCGGTTTCTCCGCCTCGTGGGAACTGGATTTCTGGGGCCGCGTGCGCCGCGAAACCGAAGCTGCCGATGCCAACCTCGAAGTTGCCGAAAACGACCGTCGCGGGGTGTTGCTGGCGGTGCTTGCCGACACGGCGCAAAACTACATTCAACTGCGCGGCGTGCAGAACACCCGCGCCGTCACCGAGCAAAACCTCGACGTCGCGCGGCACAGTCTGAAGCTCTCGCAACTGCGTCTGGCCGACGGCGTGGCAACTGATCTCGACGTCGCCGAAGCCGCCGCGCAAGTCGCGGCCATCGAATCGCGCCTGCCTGCGCTGGAACAACGTCAATCGCAGTTGATCAACGCGATCAGCCTGCTGATGGGCGAACCGCCACAGGCATTGGCCAAAGAGTTATCCACAGACGCCGCCGTGCCGCAGTCGCCGCTGCAAGTCGCTATCGGCCTGCCGTCGCAACTGGCCGAACGCCGCCCGGACATCCGTCAGGCCGAAGCGCGCTTGCACGCCGCGACTGCCAATATCGGTGTGGCCAAGGGCGATTTCTATCCGCGTATTACCCTGTCGGGCAACCTCGGCTCGCAAGCCATGCAACTCAGCGATTTCGGCTCGTGGAGCTCGCGCGCCTTCGGCATCGGCCCACAATTCAGCCTGCCGTTGTTCGACGGCGGACGCCTGCGCGGCATGCTGCAACTGCGCGAAGCGCAACAACAGGAAGCCGCCGTCGCCTATCAGCAAACCGTGCTGCGCGCCTGGCATGAAATCGACGATCAACTGACCGCCTACAACGCCAGCCAGCGCCGCCGCGACAGCCTCGCCGAAGCCGTACGCCAGAACCAGATCGCCCTGCGCACCGCGCAACAGCAGTACGTCGAAGGCGTGGTCGACTTCGTCAACGTCCTTACTGTGCAAGGCGCGTTGCTGGCGACGCAGGAACAGTGGGTGGAGAGTTCGACCGGTGTTTCGCTGGCAATGGTCGGGTTGTACAAAGCGCTGGGTGGGGGATGGGAGTCGGTGTATCCGGCAGAAGTACCTACCAATAATCCGGTTTGA
- a CDS encoding HlyD family efflux transporter periplasmic adaptor subunit: MNAPVSGAAEQVFARFLDLERQTRAARDAAQLAYSLVNDGQSLFGFRHAALLIAGKVQAVTGVSAVEPNAPFVAFVEQAVAQLFKQDVLKQARVIAPELLSESIQADWRSLSAAQVFWLPLVDRDGQMFGGLWLARDVPWNPSEQVLLSQLGDTYSHAWLALQPRKPWRLRWTRKRQVALVALLLLGLLIPVRQSVLAPAEVVPLGGRVVAAPLDGVIAEFLVKPNQTVKTGDVLVRFESTTLKAQADVAERALGVAEAELKSNSQRSFADAESSAKVDLLAARAEQKRAERDYARELLKRSEVRAERDGIAVFADAERLIGKPVQTGERLMDIADPNQAELRIELAVGDAISLEPGAEVALFLDSDPLKRHLASLERSAYEAQPTAGGLLAYRLDANFTEAPPRIGLRGTAKIFGDRAPLALYLLRRPLAGLRQSVGL, encoded by the coding sequence GTGAACGCGCCGGTGAGCGGCGCCGCTGAACAGGTGTTCGCGCGGTTTCTCGACCTTGAACGGCAGACTCGCGCTGCCCGCGATGCCGCGCAACTGGCCTACAGCCTGGTCAATGACGGCCAGTCGTTGTTTGGCTTTCGTCATGCCGCGTTATTGATCGCCGGCAAGGTACAAGCCGTGACGGGCGTCAGTGCGGTCGAGCCGAATGCGCCGTTCGTGGCGTTCGTCGAGCAGGCCGTGGCGCAGTTGTTCAAGCAGGATGTGCTGAAGCAGGCTCGGGTGATCGCGCCGGAACTGCTCAGCGAATCGATCCAGGCCGACTGGCGCAGTCTGTCCGCTGCGCAGGTGTTCTGGCTACCGCTGGTTGATCGTGATGGGCAGATGTTTGGCGGTTTATGGCTGGCCCGTGATGTGCCGTGGAACCCTTCCGAACAAGTTTTGCTGTCGCAATTGGGCGACACCTACAGCCATGCCTGGCTGGCGCTGCAACCACGCAAACCGTGGCGACTGCGCTGGACCCGTAAACGTCAGGTGGCACTGGTCGCGCTGCTGTTGCTCGGGCTGTTGATTCCGGTGCGTCAATCGGTGCTGGCCCCCGCCGAAGTGGTGCCGCTGGGCGGGCGCGTGGTGGCGGCGCCGCTGGACGGAGTGATCGCCGAGTTTCTGGTCAAACCCAATCAAACGGTGAAAACCGGCGACGTGCTTGTGCGTTTCGAAAGTACCACGCTCAAGGCTCAGGCCGATGTCGCTGAGCGTGCGCTGGGTGTGGCCGAAGCTGAACTGAAATCCAATTCCCAGCGCTCGTTTGCCGATGCCGAGTCGAGCGCAAAAGTCGATTTGCTCGCCGCACGCGCTGAGCAGAAACGCGCCGAGCGCGACTACGCCCGCGAGTTGCTCAAGCGCAGCGAAGTCCGCGCCGAGCGCGACGGCATTGCGGTGTTCGCCGACGCCGAACGCTTGATCGGCAAACCGGTGCAGACCGGCGAACGCCTGATGGACATCGCCGACCCGAACCAGGCCGAACTGCGTATCGAATTGGCGGTAGGCGATGCGATTTCGTTGGAGCCTGGTGCCGAAGTGGCGTTGTTTCTCGACAGCGATCCGCTGAAGCGCCATCTCGCCTCACTGGAACGCTCGGCATACGAGGCGCAACCCACGGCGGGCGGTCTACTGGCCTATCGGCTCGACGCCAATTTTACCGAGGCGCCGCCGCGTATCGGCCTGCGCGGCACAGCAAAAATCTTCGGCGACCGCGCGCCACTGGCGCTGTACCTGCTGCGCCGGCCTTTGGCCGGTTTGCGCCAGAGCGTGGGCCTCTAA
- a CDS encoding glycosyltransferase family 39 protein, translating to MAVNRVTPVGDTQDPHATPGSWFARLRLIRWAREHWLLPILLLAAAVRFYDLTAAAIWGDEGSSLLLARYSLADIWRHAAFDVHPPLYFMLLHGWIELFGDGIFAIRCLSALTGIAAVGMGIWLVDRLATRRAAILAGLLLALLPTAVRYSQEVRMYSLLGLLLIAATLALVYWIRRPQRHRYLAIYALLMTAALYTHYFAVLAALCHWIYLTVIRFQRGYRLRHIQRPGWWLANLAIAALYLPWLPNLLDLTQHMEQLKVGGDVGWEDPVTLASLPSMIWTWLIQDDGEHLPLLVFGALPLALLLLAAVAVIRDRSVSRGSVLLALYTGLPLLLVFAVSFFTPVFIERYLTAYALGLPLLTALAIDRLYSRVRVFALAVLVALLGLEMVGLNNNAAVDSNDQFDRVVHYVNQHFQPGDRIVTSDMLWYLSYVYYDRTGAKVRLYTPPAADGRSTRPNEYGFGTLVSDDVYLDSLAEVAGNARIWLVGTFDDPTEFAPLPATWQISAQVHAGGAQARLITPQSAAN from the coding sequence ATGGCGGTCAACAGAGTGACACCGGTGGGCGACACACAGGATCCGCATGCAACACCGGGGTCGTGGTTTGCCCGCTTGCGCTTGATCCGCTGGGCCAGGGAACACTGGCTGCTGCCGATCCTGCTCTTGGCCGCCGCTGTGCGTTTTTACGATCTGACCGCTGCGGCGATTTGGGGTGATGAAGGTTCCAGCCTGCTGCTGGCGCGCTATTCGTTGGCCGATATCTGGCGCCACGCCGCATTCGATGTGCACCCGCCGCTGTACTTCATGCTGCTGCATGGCTGGATCGAACTGTTTGGCGACGGCATTTTTGCCATCCGCTGTCTCAGCGCTCTGACCGGTATCGCCGCGGTCGGAATGGGCATCTGGCTGGTGGATCGCTTGGCCACGCGCCGCGCGGCGATACTTGCCGGTCTGCTGCTGGCGCTGTTGCCGACGGCGGTGCGTTACAGCCAGGAAGTGCGCATGTATTCGCTGCTCGGCCTGCTGTTGATCGCCGCGACGCTGGCGCTGGTCTACTGGATCCGCCGGCCGCAGCGTCATCGCTATCTGGCGATTTATGCGCTGTTGATGACGGCGGCGCTCTACACACATTACTTCGCGGTGCTGGCGGCGCTCTGTCACTGGATTTATCTGACGGTGATCCGGTTTCAGCGCGGCTATCGCTTGCGACATATCCAGCGCCCGGGCTGGTGGCTGGCGAATCTGGCCATCGCTGCGCTGTACTTGCCGTGGCTACCCAACTTGCTCGATCTGACGCAGCACATGGAGCAGCTCAAGGTCGGTGGCGATGTCGGCTGGGAGGACCCGGTGACGCTGGCGTCGTTGCCGTCGATGATCTGGACATGGTTGATCCAGGATGACGGCGAACACTTGCCGTTGCTGGTGTTCGGCGCATTGCCGCTGGCGTTGCTGCTGCTGGCAGCGGTGGCGGTCATTCGTGATCGCAGCGTGTCGCGCGGCAGTGTCCTGCTGGCGTTGTACACCGGCTTACCGCTGTTGCTGGTGTTTGCGGTGTCGTTCTTCACACCGGTATTCATCGAGCGCTATCTGACCGCTTATGCCTTGGGTTTGCCGCTGCTGACAGCACTGGCCATCGACCGTTTGTACAGTCGAGTGCGGGTCTTCGCGTTAGCGGTGCTGGTGGCGTTGCTCGGCTTGGAAATGGTTGGCCTGAACAACAATGCCGCGGTCGACAGCAATGATCAGTTCGATCGCGTGGTGCACTACGTCAATCAGCATTTCCAGCCCGGTGATCGCATCGTTACCAGCGACATGCTCTGGTACTTGAGTTACGTCTACTACGATCGAACTGGCGCAAAGGTGCGGCTGTACACGCCGCCGGCTGCGGATGGCCGTTCGACGCGCCCGAACGAATATGGTTTCGGTACGCTGGTCAGCGACGATGTCTACCTCGACAGCCTTGCCGAGGTTGCTGGCAATGCCCGGATATGGCTGGTTGGCACCTTCGATGACCCGACAGAATTTGCACCGTTACCCGCCACCTGGCAGATCAGCGCGCAAGTCCATGCGGGCGGGGCGCAAGCGCGGTTGATCACGCCGCAATCTGCAGCCAATTAG